A stretch of Ipomoea triloba cultivar NCNSP0323 chromosome 11, ASM357664v1 DNA encodes these proteins:
- the LOC115995542 gene encoding potassium transporter 10-like isoform X2 — translation MDPPLSPVSLSYPMNKETWRHTIILSFQSLGVVYGRLSTAPLYVFGSIDAKDVKSKEEIYELFSFAFWTLTIIPLLKYALIVLKADDQGEGGTFALYSLLCRHAKVGLLPSDKTAAETMHHEEIPSKIKMRTRARWAIENHKSCHYFLLLLALVGSCLIICDGVLTPSISVLSATTTLKRSISKILHESSSEKADSTDKYLTKYIPVPTACAILVCLFTLQKYGTHKIGFLFAPVVIIWIVFISTMGIYNISRYPSILRSVSPVYIVRFIRNADITSWKLLGRIVLCIAGSEAMFADLGHFSKKSIQVTFALIIYPVLIICYAGQAAFISNHLGVTPYVTHLSESLPISRDLHHVFTVLSLIASLVGSQATITASFSIINQCQALGCFPRVKVIHTSDKIYGQVYIPDVTWILMVLSLGVTFGLGDITTIANATGLTVICGMSVTSCLMSLVIALYWDKSLFFSVCFVLAFGSVEAMYLFSSLMNFSKGTWCVLVLTSLFLMTMLSWHYGTVKKYAFDVENKVAVDWLTDLSPGLGVNRVQGIGFIYTEIVTGIPSFFSHFVTNLPAFHELLVFVSFKPLPVPYIPQSKRYLIGRVGHKEYKIYRCIVRYGYCDHMRDTHDFEEHIISSIGEFIAREEQEDEDQEAMAEGRMIALGGPSTSAALIPVTEIEENEVSQTSADIESQRSPLIDSYPPVKRKKVRFFLPPTSPKVNPAVRRELQELVDARERGTAYFLGKPHLSVRKGSNFFKRFLIMNYIFLDKNCREPPVALNIPHAALLEVGMAYIV, via the exons GAGACATGGAGACATACTATTATTCTGTCATTTCAAAGCCTTGGGGTGGTATACGGCCGATTAAGCACTGCTCCTTTGTATGTATTTGGATCAATTGACGCAAAGGATGTCAAATCAAAGGAGGAGATATATGAACTCTTCTCCTTTGCGTTTTGGACTTTAACCATCATTCCCTTGTTGAAATATGCACTTATAGTTTTGAAGGCTGATGACCAGGGGGAAG GTGGTACGTTTGCATTGTATTCCCTGCTGTGTAGGCATGCCAAAGTTGGGCTGCTTCCAAGTGATAAAACTGCTGCTGAGACTATGCATCATGAGGAAATCCCATCTAAGATCAAAATGAGAACTAGAGCGAGATGGGCaattgaaaatcataaaagttGTCACTATTTTCTGTTGCTTCTTGCCCTGGTTGGGTCTTGTTTAATAATCTGCGATGGAGTTCTAACTCCTTCTATTTCTG TGTTGTCAGCAACCACAACTCTGAAACGTTCCATATCAAAAATATTGCACGAGT CCTCTTCTGAAAAGGCAGACTCCACTGACAAGTATTTGACAAAAT ATATCCCAGTTCCTACAGCATGTGCTATATTGGTTTGCCTTTTCACTTTGCAAAAGTACGGGACCCATAAGATTGGATTCCTTTTCGCTCCAGTTGTCATAATATGGATTGTTTTCATCAGCACGATGGGCATATATAACATTTCCCGTTACCCCTCAATCCTTAGATCAGTCTCCCCAGTGTATATTGTTAGGTTTATTAGGAATGCAGATATTACAAGTTGGAAACTATTAGGGCGCATTGTGTTATGTATAGCAG GATCAGAAGCAATGTTTGCAGATCTAGGGCATTTTTCAAAGAAATCCATCCAG GTCACTTTTGCCCTAATAATATATCCTGTTCTTATAATATGTTATGCTGGTCAAGCTGCATTTATCTCCAACCACTTAGGTGTAACACCTTACGTTACGCATCTTAGTGAATCTCTACCTATTAGTA GAGATCTTCATCACGTTTTCACGGTGTTATCCCTAATAGCGTCTCTTGTGGGTAGCCAGGCAACCATTACTGCAAGTTTTTCCATCATAAACCAATGTCAAGCACTGGGCTGCTTCCCCAGAGTCAAAGTTATACATACATCAGATAAGATATATGGACAGGTTTATATTCCTGATGTCACATGGATTCTAATGGTCCTCAGTTTAGGTGTTACATTCGGTTTGGGGGACATAACAACTATTGCGAATGCAACAG GTTTAACTGTTATTTGTGGGATGTCAGTCACATCTTGTCTTATGTCACTTGTTATCGCGCTCTACTGGGACAAAAGCCTATTCTTCTCGGTGTGCTTTGTGTTAGCCTTTGGGTCTGTCGAAGCCATGTACCTGTTCTCGAGTTTGATGAACTTTTCCAAGGGAACCTGGTGTGTACTTGTGCTAACCTCACTTTTTCTGATGACAATGCTCTCATGGCACTACGGCACTGTTAAGAAGTACGCGTTTGATGTAGAAAACAAGGTTGCAGTGGATTGGTTAACAGATCTTAGCCCTGGTCTGGGTGTTAACAGAGTACAAGGTATCGGCTTTATTTACACTGAAATTGTGACAGGAATCCCTTCTTTTTTCTCCCATTTTGTCACCAATCTTCCAGCATTTCATGAACTTCTGGTGTTTGTGTCTTTCAAGCCATTACCCGTGCCTTACATTCCCCAAAGTAAGCGATACCTTATAGGCAGGGTTGGCCACAAGGAGTACAAAATCTACAGGTGCATTGTACGATATGGATACTGCGACCACATGAGAGACACACATGATTTTGAGGAGCACATTATCAGTTCAATAGGGGAATTCATTGCCAGGGAGGAACAGGAAGACGAAGATCAGGAAGCTATGGCTGAAGGAAGGATGATCGCTTTAGGCGGGCCTAGTACAAGTGCAGCATTGATTCCAGTAactgaaattgaagaaaatgagGTTTCACAGACCTCAGCTGACATCGAGTCTCAAAGAAGTCCTCTCATAGATTCATACCCTCCTGTCAAGAGAAAGAAGGTCCGCTTCTTCCTACCTCCAACCAGTCCCAAGGTGAATCCAGCCGTGAGAAGGGAGCTCCAGGAACTAGTCGACGCCAGAGAAAGGGGCACTGCTTATTTCTTGGGCAAGCCACACTTATCCGTACGTAAAGGCTCAAACTTTTTCAAGCgattccttatcatgaactaCATTTTTCTCGACAAAAATTGTCGAGAGCCTCCAGTTGCATTGAACATACCTCATGCTGCTCTGTTAGAGGTAGGAATGGCTTATATAGTGTAA
- the LOC115995542 gene encoding potassium transporter 10-like isoform X3, whose amino-acid sequence MDPPLSPVSLSYPMNKETWRHTIILSFQSLGVVYGRLSTAPLYVFGSIDAKDVKSKEEIYELFSFAFWTLTIIPLLKYALIVLKADDQGEGGTFALYSLLCRHAKVGLLPSDKTAAETMHHEEIPSKIKMRTRARWAIENHKSCHYFLLLLALVGSCLIICDGVLTPSISAASSEKADSTDKYLTKYIPVPTACAILVCLFTLQKYGTHKIGFLFAPVVIIWIVFISTMGIYNISRYPSILRSVSPVYIVRFIRNADITSWKLLGRIVLCIAGSEAMFADLGHFSKKSIQVTFALIIYPVLIICYAGQAAFISNHLGVTPYVTHLSESLPISRDLHHVFTVLSLIASLVGSQATITASFSIINQCQALGCFPRVKVIHTSDKIYGQVYIPDVTWILMVLSLGVTFGLGDITTIANATGLTVICGMSVTSCLMSLVIALYWDKSLFFSVCFVLAFGSVEAMYLFSSLMNFSKGTWCVLVLTSLFLMTMLSWHYGTVKKYAFDVENKVAVDWLTDLSPGLGVNRVQGIGFIYTEIVTGIPSFFSHFVTNLPAFHELLVFVSFKPLPVPYIPQSKRYLIGRVGHKEYKIYRCIVRYGYCDHMRDTHDFEEHIISSIGEFIAREEQEDEDQEAMAEGRMIALGGPSTSAALIPVTEIEENEVSQTSADIESQRSPLIDSYPPVKRKKVRFFLPPTSPKVNPAVRRELQELVDARERGTAYFLGKPHLSVRKGSNFFKRFLIMNYIFLDKNCREPPVALNIPHAALLEVGMAYIV is encoded by the exons GAGACATGGAGACATACTATTATTCTGTCATTTCAAAGCCTTGGGGTGGTATACGGCCGATTAAGCACTGCTCCTTTGTATGTATTTGGATCAATTGACGCAAAGGATGTCAAATCAAAGGAGGAGATATATGAACTCTTCTCCTTTGCGTTTTGGACTTTAACCATCATTCCCTTGTTGAAATATGCACTTATAGTTTTGAAGGCTGATGACCAGGGGGAAG GTGGTACGTTTGCATTGTATTCCCTGCTGTGTAGGCATGCCAAAGTTGGGCTGCTTCCAAGTGATAAAACTGCTGCTGAGACTATGCATCATGAGGAAATCCCATCTAAGATCAAAATGAGAACTAGAGCGAGATGGGCaattgaaaatcataaaagttGTCACTATTTTCTGTTGCTTCTTGCCCTGGTTGGGTCTTGTTTAATAATCTGCGATGGAGTTCTAACTCCTTCTATTTCTG CAGCCTCTTCTGAAAAGGCAGACTCCACTGACAAGTATTTGACAAAAT ATATCCCAGTTCCTACAGCATGTGCTATATTGGTTTGCCTTTTCACTTTGCAAAAGTACGGGACCCATAAGATTGGATTCCTTTTCGCTCCAGTTGTCATAATATGGATTGTTTTCATCAGCACGATGGGCATATATAACATTTCCCGTTACCCCTCAATCCTTAGATCAGTCTCCCCAGTGTATATTGTTAGGTTTATTAGGAATGCAGATATTACAAGTTGGAAACTATTAGGGCGCATTGTGTTATGTATAGCAG GATCAGAAGCAATGTTTGCAGATCTAGGGCATTTTTCAAAGAAATCCATCCAG GTCACTTTTGCCCTAATAATATATCCTGTTCTTATAATATGTTATGCTGGTCAAGCTGCATTTATCTCCAACCACTTAGGTGTAACACCTTACGTTACGCATCTTAGTGAATCTCTACCTATTAGTA GAGATCTTCATCACGTTTTCACGGTGTTATCCCTAATAGCGTCTCTTGTGGGTAGCCAGGCAACCATTACTGCAAGTTTTTCCATCATAAACCAATGTCAAGCACTGGGCTGCTTCCCCAGAGTCAAAGTTATACATACATCAGATAAGATATATGGACAGGTTTATATTCCTGATGTCACATGGATTCTAATGGTCCTCAGTTTAGGTGTTACATTCGGTTTGGGGGACATAACAACTATTGCGAATGCAACAG GTTTAACTGTTATTTGTGGGATGTCAGTCACATCTTGTCTTATGTCACTTGTTATCGCGCTCTACTGGGACAAAAGCCTATTCTTCTCGGTGTGCTTTGTGTTAGCCTTTGGGTCTGTCGAAGCCATGTACCTGTTCTCGAGTTTGATGAACTTTTCCAAGGGAACCTGGTGTGTACTTGTGCTAACCTCACTTTTTCTGATGACAATGCTCTCATGGCACTACGGCACTGTTAAGAAGTACGCGTTTGATGTAGAAAACAAGGTTGCAGTGGATTGGTTAACAGATCTTAGCCCTGGTCTGGGTGTTAACAGAGTACAAGGTATCGGCTTTATTTACACTGAAATTGTGACAGGAATCCCTTCTTTTTTCTCCCATTTTGTCACCAATCTTCCAGCATTTCATGAACTTCTGGTGTTTGTGTCTTTCAAGCCATTACCCGTGCCTTACATTCCCCAAAGTAAGCGATACCTTATAGGCAGGGTTGGCCACAAGGAGTACAAAATCTACAGGTGCATTGTACGATATGGATACTGCGACCACATGAGAGACACACATGATTTTGAGGAGCACATTATCAGTTCAATAGGGGAATTCATTGCCAGGGAGGAACAGGAAGACGAAGATCAGGAAGCTATGGCTGAAGGAAGGATGATCGCTTTAGGCGGGCCTAGTACAAGTGCAGCATTGATTCCAGTAactgaaattgaagaaaatgagGTTTCACAGACCTCAGCTGACATCGAGTCTCAAAGAAGTCCTCTCATAGATTCATACCCTCCTGTCAAGAGAAAGAAGGTCCGCTTCTTCCTACCTCCAACCAGTCCCAAGGTGAATCCAGCCGTGAGAAGGGAGCTCCAGGAACTAGTCGACGCCAGAGAAAGGGGCACTGCTTATTTCTTGGGCAAGCCACACTTATCCGTACGTAAAGGCTCAAACTTTTTCAAGCgattccttatcatgaactaCATTTTTCTCGACAAAAATTGTCGAGAGCCTCCAGTTGCATTGAACATACCTCATGCTGCTCTGTTAGAGGTAGGAATGGCTTATATAGTGTAA
- the LOC115995542 gene encoding potassium transporter 10-like isoform X1 yields MDPPLSPVSLSYPMNKETWRHTIILSFQSLGVVYGRLSTAPLYVFGSIDAKDVKSKEEIYELFSFAFWTLTIIPLLKYALIVLKADDQGEGGTFALYSLLCRHAKVGLLPSDKTAAETMHHEEIPSKIKMRTRARWAIENHKSCHYFLLLLALVGSCLIICDGVLTPSISVLSATTTLKRSISKILHESASSEKADSTDKYLTKYIPVPTACAILVCLFTLQKYGTHKIGFLFAPVVIIWIVFISTMGIYNISRYPSILRSVSPVYIVRFIRNADITSWKLLGRIVLCIAGSEAMFADLGHFSKKSIQVTFALIIYPVLIICYAGQAAFISNHLGVTPYVTHLSESLPISRDLHHVFTVLSLIASLVGSQATITASFSIINQCQALGCFPRVKVIHTSDKIYGQVYIPDVTWILMVLSLGVTFGLGDITTIANATGLTVICGMSVTSCLMSLVIALYWDKSLFFSVCFVLAFGSVEAMYLFSSLMNFSKGTWCVLVLTSLFLMTMLSWHYGTVKKYAFDVENKVAVDWLTDLSPGLGVNRVQGIGFIYTEIVTGIPSFFSHFVTNLPAFHELLVFVSFKPLPVPYIPQSKRYLIGRVGHKEYKIYRCIVRYGYCDHMRDTHDFEEHIISSIGEFIAREEQEDEDQEAMAEGRMIALGGPSTSAALIPVTEIEENEVSQTSADIESQRSPLIDSYPPVKRKKVRFFLPPTSPKVNPAVRRELQELVDARERGTAYFLGKPHLSVRKGSNFFKRFLIMNYIFLDKNCREPPVALNIPHAALLEVGMAYIV; encoded by the exons GAGACATGGAGACATACTATTATTCTGTCATTTCAAAGCCTTGGGGTGGTATACGGCCGATTAAGCACTGCTCCTTTGTATGTATTTGGATCAATTGACGCAAAGGATGTCAAATCAAAGGAGGAGATATATGAACTCTTCTCCTTTGCGTTTTGGACTTTAACCATCATTCCCTTGTTGAAATATGCACTTATAGTTTTGAAGGCTGATGACCAGGGGGAAG GTGGTACGTTTGCATTGTATTCCCTGCTGTGTAGGCATGCCAAAGTTGGGCTGCTTCCAAGTGATAAAACTGCTGCTGAGACTATGCATCATGAGGAAATCCCATCTAAGATCAAAATGAGAACTAGAGCGAGATGGGCaattgaaaatcataaaagttGTCACTATTTTCTGTTGCTTCTTGCCCTGGTTGGGTCTTGTTTAATAATCTGCGATGGAGTTCTAACTCCTTCTATTTCTG TGTTGTCAGCAACCACAACTCTGAAACGTTCCATATCAAAAATATTGCACGAGT CAGCCTCTTCTGAAAAGGCAGACTCCACTGACAAGTATTTGACAAAAT ATATCCCAGTTCCTACAGCATGTGCTATATTGGTTTGCCTTTTCACTTTGCAAAAGTACGGGACCCATAAGATTGGATTCCTTTTCGCTCCAGTTGTCATAATATGGATTGTTTTCATCAGCACGATGGGCATATATAACATTTCCCGTTACCCCTCAATCCTTAGATCAGTCTCCCCAGTGTATATTGTTAGGTTTATTAGGAATGCAGATATTACAAGTTGGAAACTATTAGGGCGCATTGTGTTATGTATAGCAG GATCAGAAGCAATGTTTGCAGATCTAGGGCATTTTTCAAAGAAATCCATCCAG GTCACTTTTGCCCTAATAATATATCCTGTTCTTATAATATGTTATGCTGGTCAAGCTGCATTTATCTCCAACCACTTAGGTGTAACACCTTACGTTACGCATCTTAGTGAATCTCTACCTATTAGTA GAGATCTTCATCACGTTTTCACGGTGTTATCCCTAATAGCGTCTCTTGTGGGTAGCCAGGCAACCATTACTGCAAGTTTTTCCATCATAAACCAATGTCAAGCACTGGGCTGCTTCCCCAGAGTCAAAGTTATACATACATCAGATAAGATATATGGACAGGTTTATATTCCTGATGTCACATGGATTCTAATGGTCCTCAGTTTAGGTGTTACATTCGGTTTGGGGGACATAACAACTATTGCGAATGCAACAG GTTTAACTGTTATTTGTGGGATGTCAGTCACATCTTGTCTTATGTCACTTGTTATCGCGCTCTACTGGGACAAAAGCCTATTCTTCTCGGTGTGCTTTGTGTTAGCCTTTGGGTCTGTCGAAGCCATGTACCTGTTCTCGAGTTTGATGAACTTTTCCAAGGGAACCTGGTGTGTACTTGTGCTAACCTCACTTTTTCTGATGACAATGCTCTCATGGCACTACGGCACTGTTAAGAAGTACGCGTTTGATGTAGAAAACAAGGTTGCAGTGGATTGGTTAACAGATCTTAGCCCTGGTCTGGGTGTTAACAGAGTACAAGGTATCGGCTTTATTTACACTGAAATTGTGACAGGAATCCCTTCTTTTTTCTCCCATTTTGTCACCAATCTTCCAGCATTTCATGAACTTCTGGTGTTTGTGTCTTTCAAGCCATTACCCGTGCCTTACATTCCCCAAAGTAAGCGATACCTTATAGGCAGGGTTGGCCACAAGGAGTACAAAATCTACAGGTGCATTGTACGATATGGATACTGCGACCACATGAGAGACACACATGATTTTGAGGAGCACATTATCAGTTCAATAGGGGAATTCATTGCCAGGGAGGAACAGGAAGACGAAGATCAGGAAGCTATGGCTGAAGGAAGGATGATCGCTTTAGGCGGGCCTAGTACAAGTGCAGCATTGATTCCAGTAactgaaattgaagaaaatgagGTTTCACAGACCTCAGCTGACATCGAGTCTCAAAGAAGTCCTCTCATAGATTCATACCCTCCTGTCAAGAGAAAGAAGGTCCGCTTCTTCCTACCTCCAACCAGTCCCAAGGTGAATCCAGCCGTGAGAAGGGAGCTCCAGGAACTAGTCGACGCCAGAGAAAGGGGCACTGCTTATTTCTTGGGCAAGCCACACTTATCCGTACGTAAAGGCTCAAACTTTTTCAAGCgattccttatcatgaactaCATTTTTCTCGACAAAAATTGTCGAGAGCCTCCAGTTGCATTGAACATACCTCATGCTGCTCTGTTAGAGGTAGGAATGGCTTATATAGTGTAA